In Cydia fagiglandana chromosome 9, ilCydFagi1.1, whole genome shotgun sequence, a single window of DNA contains:
- the LOC134667446 gene encoding mitochondrial glycine transporter B-like isoform X3 → MEYLTQYHPVFKAFLAGSFSGTFSTVLLQPLDLVKTRLQNPGQLVAATNVNGRIQPGMITIFANIVRQEHIIGLWRGMVPSVARCVPGVGLYFSSLHWLKAKMGKTRNQDLGALEAVALGVVARSMSGVALIPITVIKTRYESGVYKYTSLTGALKAVYKAEGLRGLSCGLGPTLARDAPFSGLYLMFYTQTKQAVPKEWMQSPSAASAIHFTCGVIAGIAASLVTNPADVLKTKMQLYPEKFPNAFTAALYVHQTYGIKGYFKGAVPRMLRRTLTAAMAWTVFEEITRSIGLK, encoded by the exons TACCACCCGGTGTTCAAGGCGTTCCTGGCCGGTTCCTTCTCCGGGACCTTCAGCACGGTGCTGCTCCAACCCCTGGACTTGGTGAAGACCCGTCTCCAGAACCCTGGGCAACTGGTGGCGGCGACTAACGTCAA TGGCCGCATCCAACCTGGCATGATAACTATCTTCGCGAACATCGTCCGCCAAGAGCACATTATCGGGCTATGGCGAGGCATGGTACCCTCCGTCGCTCGCTGCGTCCCTGGCGTCGGCCTTTACTTCTCTTCCCTGCACTGGCTGAAAGCCAAGATGGGAAAGACCAGGAACCAGGACCTGGGGGCTTTGGAGGCGGTCGCTTTGGGGGTTGTTGCGAGGAGTATGAGCGGTGTCGCGCTGATACCTATCACTGTGATCAAGACGAG ATACGAATCAGGCGTCTATAAATACACCAGCCTAACAGGAGCCCTGAAGGCAGTATACAAGGCCGAAGGGCTGCGAGGCCTGTCCTGCGGCCTCGGGCCCACGCTAGCAAGGGATGCTCCGTTTTCGGGGCTCTACCTCATGTTCTACACGCAGACCAAGCAGGCTGTGCCTAAAG AATGGATGCAATCTCCAAGCGCAGCCAGCGCCATACATTTCACGTGCGGCGTCATAGCGGGCATAGCGGCGTCGCTAGTAACCAATCCCGCCGATGTTCTCAAAACTAAGATGCAGCTATACCCTGAGAAGTTTCCTAATGCTTTCACCGCTGCCCTTTACGTACATCAG ACATACGGGATCAAAGGCTACTTCAAAGGTGCAGTGCCCAGAATGCTCCGCCGTACCCTCACCGCTGCCATGGCCTGGACTGTGTTCGAAGAAATTACTAGATCTATAGGTCTCAAATGA
- the LOC134667446 gene encoding mitochondrial glycine transporter B-like isoform X2, with translation MDIVANYHPVFKAFLAGSFSGTFSTVLLQPLDLVKTRLQNPGQLVAATNVNGRIQPGMITIFANIVRQEHIIGLWRGMVPSVARCVPGVGLYFSSLHWLKAKMGKTRNQDLGALEAVALGVVARSMSGVALIPITVIKTRYESGVYKYTSLTGALKAVYKAEGLRGLSCGLGPTLARDAPFSGLYLMFYTQTKQAVPKEWMQSPSAASAIHFTCGVIAGIAASLVTNPADVLKTKMQLYPEKFPNAFTAALYVHQTYGIKGYFKGAVPRMLRRTLTAAMAWTVFEEITRSIGLK, from the exons TACCACCCGGTGTTCAAGGCGTTCCTGGCCGGTTCCTTCTCCGGGACCTTCAGCACGGTGCTGCTCCAACCCCTGGACTTGGTGAAGACCCGTCTCCAGAACCCTGGGCAACTGGTGGCGGCGACTAACGTCAA TGGCCGCATCCAACCTGGCATGATAACTATCTTCGCGAACATCGTCCGCCAAGAGCACATTATCGGGCTATGGCGAGGCATGGTACCCTCCGTCGCTCGCTGCGTCCCTGGCGTCGGCCTTTACTTCTCTTCCCTGCACTGGCTGAAAGCCAAGATGGGAAAGACCAGGAACCAGGACCTGGGGGCTTTGGAGGCGGTCGCTTTGGGGGTTGTTGCGAGGAGTATGAGCGGTGTCGCGCTGATACCTATCACTGTGATCAAGACGAG ATACGAATCAGGCGTCTATAAATACACCAGCCTAACAGGAGCCCTGAAGGCAGTATACAAGGCCGAAGGGCTGCGAGGCCTGTCCTGCGGCCTCGGGCCCACGCTAGCAAGGGATGCTCCGTTTTCGGGGCTCTACCTCATGTTCTACACGCAGACCAAGCAGGCTGTGCCTAAAG AATGGATGCAATCTCCAAGCGCAGCCAGCGCCATACATTTCACGTGCGGCGTCATAGCGGGCATAGCGGCGTCGCTAGTAACCAATCCCGCCGATGTTCTCAAAACTAAGATGCAGCTATACCCTGAGAAGTTTCCTAATGCTTTCACCGCTGCCCTTTACGTACATCAG ACATACGGGATCAAAGGCTACTTCAAAGGTGCAGTGCCCAGAATGCTCCGCCGTACCCTCACCGCTGCCATGGCCTGGACTGTGTTCGAAGAAATTACTAGATCTATAGGTCTCAAATGA
- the LOC134667446 gene encoding mitochondrial glycine transporter B-like isoform X1 produces MPQALGAFQNGWAIDTAAPVDLSDKDNEYHPVFKAFLAGSFSGTFSTVLLQPLDLVKTRLQNPGQLVAATNVNGRIQPGMITIFANIVRQEHIIGLWRGMVPSVARCVPGVGLYFSSLHWLKAKMGKTRNQDLGALEAVALGVVARSMSGVALIPITVIKTRYESGVYKYTSLTGALKAVYKAEGLRGLSCGLGPTLARDAPFSGLYLMFYTQTKQAVPKEWMQSPSAASAIHFTCGVIAGIAASLVTNPADVLKTKMQLYPEKFPNAFTAALYVHQTYGIKGYFKGAVPRMLRRTLTAAMAWTVFEEITRSIGLK; encoded by the exons TACCACCCGGTGTTCAAGGCGTTCCTGGCCGGTTCCTTCTCCGGGACCTTCAGCACGGTGCTGCTCCAACCCCTGGACTTGGTGAAGACCCGTCTCCAGAACCCTGGGCAACTGGTGGCGGCGACTAACGTCAA TGGCCGCATCCAACCTGGCATGATAACTATCTTCGCGAACATCGTCCGCCAAGAGCACATTATCGGGCTATGGCGAGGCATGGTACCCTCCGTCGCTCGCTGCGTCCCTGGCGTCGGCCTTTACTTCTCTTCCCTGCACTGGCTGAAAGCCAAGATGGGAAAGACCAGGAACCAGGACCTGGGGGCTTTGGAGGCGGTCGCTTTGGGGGTTGTTGCGAGGAGTATGAGCGGTGTCGCGCTGATACCTATCACTGTGATCAAGACGAG ATACGAATCAGGCGTCTATAAATACACCAGCCTAACAGGAGCCCTGAAGGCAGTATACAAGGCCGAAGGGCTGCGAGGCCTGTCCTGCGGCCTCGGGCCCACGCTAGCAAGGGATGCTCCGTTTTCGGGGCTCTACCTCATGTTCTACACGCAGACCAAGCAGGCTGTGCCTAAAG AATGGATGCAATCTCCAAGCGCAGCCAGCGCCATACATTTCACGTGCGGCGTCATAGCGGGCATAGCGGCGTCGCTAGTAACCAATCCCGCCGATGTTCTCAAAACTAAGATGCAGCTATACCCTGAGAAGTTTCCTAATGCTTTCACCGCTGCCCTTTACGTACATCAG ACATACGGGATCAAAGGCTACTTCAAAGGTGCAGTGCCCAGAATGCTCCGCCGTACCCTCACCGCTGCCATGGCCTGGACTGTGTTCGAAGAAATTACTAGATCTATAGGTCTCAAATGA